GGCAGGATGCACCTcttggttttttgttgttttttttggtcttgtttttttttttgaccccccccttttcaaaataaaatccctctCTTCAACAATGACGGCAGCAGCAGTCCGGCAGGTCTGGGACAGaactttttattaaacattatgaAAACAAGATTCTCAACAACGTTCCACTTTGTAGGTTTTTCACTTGTTGACACGTTAGGACACGTTCATTGAATAAATATAGAAATTATATGTACAGATATACATCAACAGCACTGTGCAGAAGTTTGCTTTCCTTTTTATCTCCCTTGATTTGGCGCAGTCttctttaaatcaaattaggttgtttttttttttgttaaactgtaGTTGCTTTAGGAAAAATTACTATAATTTGCGGTTATATCAACCCccccacaacaaaaaaattgaaatgaaaacaaaggcagTTATTAAAGGGAATCTGTTGTTCGCCTACATTTGAAAAAGGGTGAATTTTTAGATTGGTCGCAAGAATTCAGTTCAATTGTTGATCAGATAAAACGAGCAGACAGGATAAATAAAGACCACCTCAGATTTCTTCCGCATTTTCTCCTCGCTGTTCTGCGCGCATTTCGATGATCTCCGGCCTCTCCTCTCGCACACCTGGCCGGCCAACAGGTAGGCTGCGCACCGGACACTTCTGCACAATATTGCACATATATCtaggcagcagaaaaaaaccaCACGACCCGGGGATGTTTCCCCCGTCGACAGAAACAACGCTCCGAGAGCAGCGAGCTCTTCCTCTTCTCACGCCCCCCGGCATCCTCCCGTCAGACCCAAGACCTCGTTAAGACACCGGGCTGCGGAGCAAATACACCCGCGGGGGCCCTTGACATTTTCGGCTAcaaatatttaaagttaaaaaaaaaagaaaacggaGTCTTTTTAATCATCGGGTTGGTGCATAGAGTTTTAGCAGCGGATGCAGTCCTCGCCCATCTGACGAAGGAGGCGTTGGGCCTCCTCTAATTTGCGTCCGGGTTTTCTGGAGGGTGACCGGTCCGGTTCGATCTCTTCGTTAGTGCAGTGCAGGCTCGCCTTTGACAGGACACGCGTTCAGCAGGAGGGGACCACAGACGATTTGCATGCTGGGACATACAAACATTTGTATTAAGACATTTCGAATCATCCGAGCGACGAAAGCAGGTtcctttaaaaagagagaaggtaAAATAACACGGCTCACTGCTTGTTCTCGACACAGTATGTACAGGTGGAAATAAATACAGTCTCCAATCCGGCTCAGTTCATCTCTTTTTgtcgtttttcttttctttttaaaacaatagaaaattTGATTGAAAATAGCGGCTAAAGACGCATCCGGTTTTCGCAGTAGCAGATCGTTGTGCAGTCTAGTCCGCAgtccctgggggggggggcattttgtGGCTTTTTGCATACCCAGGCCTTACTAGTGGCAGGAGCaggggggaaggaggaggagagaaccGCGGGCCATGCTTTCCCTACGTGTGGAGGGATCCTGGGGGGGTGACTGGAGGTTACCGTACATGTCCTGCATGCAGGGTTGCGAATAGGGACGGGGGGGGGACTACACACTTGCGACATTGAAAGGACACAAGCAGTCTGACGAGCTCTCTGTGGCCAAAGGAGAGGCGGCGTATTGCTTTTCCCTGCTTCCATTTCAGTCCAATCTGGGGGGgggtttctttaaaaaaaaaaaaaaaatcacccccccccctagTTTAAGACaaaatcatctctctctctctctgaattaAGACAGTCACGTTCAATGTCAGGTCGGTTCGGTAAGACTTCTGACCACCAGAGAAAAGTCTACAGGCTAAGTGATCCCATGTGTCCGACATCAGCACGCGACGGGCCGTTGCGGGCTTGCACGTCTTTAAGACTTCACATGCGCGCAAGGATTATTTTGTGCGCAGCTGATGCTGATTCTCGGTTTAAGATGCCGCGTTTTAAAGTCTCTTCTGTCGAGGGAataactgtaaacaaaacacaaacgcAGAAAAGTAGAAGTTAATGTAACGAGGATGTTTTTGTTGGGGGTGAAATTCAGAGTCTATGCTACATGTCACCAGTCTCTCACATGAAGAACTCGGCGTTGGCCTGTTTCCCGGACGGATCTCTTGTGTTCGCGGGGCCGCCGGCATTGTAGCTCCGGCTGGCCAACTTCTCGTACTTCTCCTTATAAAGATCCCGCTCCTTGACAAGGCGCGCCACGTCCTGCTTCAGCTGCTCCACCTGGTTCTGCAGGGTGCACTTCTCGGTCTCCAGCATGTGCCTCTGCTGGACGCGTTTGAAGCGGCAGGACTGCGCGTAGCCCCGGTTCTTCAGGGTGCGCCTCTTCTGCTTCAGGCGGATCACCTCCTCCTTGCTGAAGCCGCGCAGCTGCCGGTTCAGCTCCCGCACCGTCATGCTGACCAGCTGCTCGTCCGAGAAGCGGTCCTCCAGGCGGGCGTGGTGgccgtggtggtggtggtggtggtggtggtgggccTGGTGGTGGTGGGCCGCGGAGGCCGTAGACAGGTCCTCCCCGACGTACTGCTGCCCGCGGAAGCCCTCGTAggcctggtggtggtggtgatggtggtgcgCGTTACCGATGAGGGCCTCCACCGCGTCCTCCGGGGTCAGGTTGAGCGCCTCGGGGTTGATGTGGTGCTGGTAGCTGGGGATCCAGTACAGGTCCTCCAGCTGAGGCTTGCCCGCGTTGCCGTGATTGTTGTTGCCGCTGCTgttgccgccgccgccgcctccgccgccgccgccgccgttGACTCCGCCGGCGAGGCTCTGGTTGGGCTGCGCGCCCGGGCTCGGGGCGCAGAAGCTGGGCGAGGAAGGCACGGAGGAGCAGGGTGTGCTAATCggggtggaggagagggagccCGACGGGAGGCGGTGGCAGTAGCGGTCCGCCTCCGGCGGCTCCTTCTTCACCTCAAACTTCATCAGGTCGAAGTCATTGACGTACTCGATGGCCAGGGGGCTGTTGGGCAGCTCTGCGCTCATGGCGAGGTCGGTGGCCATGTCAGTCCATGCGACGACTCCTGCCCTCACAGCCAAACCGACGGCGGGCAGCCCCCTCGGATACAGATTGCGAAGAGGAATAAAAGCCTGTATGGTGTATATatagacacacgcacacgcccGGTGCGTGGGGCTGCTGCAGCGGGGCCGCTGGGTGGGTGGAGGAACTTATTAAGGCTTCTCGTCCCAAAGACAACTTCTATATATAGTGGCGTgaatatatgtatgcatgtaaatGAACTTGTACACCTGCCAGTTCGCCTCCGCTCGCTGCTCTTGTTGACAACTTATCCCAGGTCAAATGCGGGCTTTAATACCAGGAGCCCCCGGGGCAGCTGAAACTCGAGCCCGGTGAATTTGGAGACACCGACCTGTCTTGTCCTCGCTTCACCTCTGCAGCCCACTGGCCTCCTTGTGATTTAGTGTCCTCGGTGCTGCTCGATCAAGTGACACGAAAAGATTTCGTCTCCTCCGCTCGGTGCGTTATAAATATTTTCCAAGCATCCCTCTTCGCCTCCCGCTGTTTACAACAAGTCGACGGTGAAGTCCCGGGCAGCGGACTCGAGTCACCGCAGCATGGCCCGGACTGAAAGTTTCTGACGCGACCGCATCGGACGGGGCGCTGCGCAGGCGTGCGTAAAGCTGTGCCAAAAGTCCCGGGGATCCAAAACGGGATGGCGTGTGCAGGACTTTTCAAAGTTCGTGCGAATCTGAGATGAATCGCTAGTTGCGGGACAGTTCTCCTACCTGGAGGGGCAGGAGCTTCAGGTCCCCAGTCCGGGTATTTAATTCAAGCAGCGTCTACTTACAAGTTCGGTCCCACGGTCCTGTCCCCCCCTCAGCGGGGCGCGCTGCTGACCTCGAGCTCTGACTGTGCGTGTATTAATTTGCGAGGTGATAAACTCCGGTCGGTCTGCCCTCGAATTGTTTTTCTGAGAGCTCCTCGGCGCGAGCACGTAGCGTCACTGAGGCACTGGAAAGCAACGTGCACTTATAAAGACAGCGTGGCCCCCGACCCTCCCACACGGAGGTGTGACGGGCCAATGGGAGGAGATCGCAGCGGCGCATTTGCATTCTCCTATAGCAGAGGCTCCGCTCTGGGAAGCGGCCGGCCGAGAGGGGCCGAGAGGAGCCGAGCCGGGCCGAGCGGGGCCGAGCGGGGCCGGAGCGAGCGGAGCCTCGCAGCGAGAACAGGTGCAGCAGATCCCCCCCTCTAGTGACCGAGCGGACGCTACTGCACGGCGGAGCGCGGAGTAAGACGAGAGCCCCGGTGCTTTCTCGGAGGAAAAATGTTTACCCGGAAAAGTGAAACGCTTTTCTCACCCAGGTGTCAAGTTATGTAACGAGGCTCGTCCGCACGTGTTCAGAAAATGAGCTCCAGGTGGTTCAGTCATGGCATCTGGAAACACCTGCACATTTGTCGTAGAGACTTGAAAGCGACTCTGTTCTAGACTCCTAGAGGCTTTACGGCGACACTACGCTCCACCAAACCCTTTACGCGTCTTCGAAATGTCTCTTCCCCGCGGTACTCACCTGTCAGGTGCCGATTGGCCTGCTGTGACTCGGCGTGGTCGCGGGGAGACGTGGGTAAACAACTGACAGGTAGGGCAACGTGTTCGTTGAGACGGGCAGAAATCCGGGAAGGGCTTCGCCATAATGTCGCCGGGATTCTGCGACCGATAGGTGGAACCGACTTTCCACCTTTGGccccttaaaataaaaacaaaacaaaagaaagaaaagaaaag
This genomic interval from Xiphias gladius isolate SHS-SW01 ecotype Sanya breed wild chromosome 6, ASM1685928v1, whole genome shotgun sequence contains the following:
- the mafaa gene encoding transcription factor MafAa, with protein sequence MATDLAMSAELPNSPLAIEYVNDFDLMKFEVKKEPPEADRYCHRLPSGSLSSTPISTPCSSVPSSPSFCAPSPGAQPNQSLAGGVNGGGGGGGGGGGNSSGNNNHGNAGKPQLEDLYWIPSYQHHINPEALNLTPEDAVEALIGNAHHHHHHHQAYEGFRGQQYVGEDLSTASAAHHHQAHHHHHHHHHGHHARLEDRFSDEQLVSMTVRELNRQLRGFSKEEVIRLKQKRRTLKNRGYAQSCRFKRVQQRHMLETEKCTLQNQVEQLKQDVARLVKERDLYKEKYEKLASRSYNAGGPANTRDPSGKQANAEFFIYSLDRRDFKTRHLKPRISISCAQNNPCAHVKS